One Manihot esculenta cultivar AM560-2 chromosome 18, M.esculenta_v8, whole genome shotgun sequence genomic window carries:
- the LOC110606772 gene encoding tRNA modification GTPase MnmE isoform X1, translating into MDLKTRGKNKKIHHGVQQGSESEVDGKGKFAVNSGRKRKRIFADQHVDGKLSYNTKSKDLSKKGIKQMKDDTVKRKNSKGPARSIWVSGRMNNATSKKKHPSFDGIGATESAKEPSCKRSNRSKEEGKLDAGKYDLSKKQSKSKSDSSKRLVQSQTNHPKVPHSKPSKKTFQNKQSVADDNAEVDGQPKKKKRVIRLDPHDISNKRLDDGTVSGERVEEKKKEFEKDAEMSKNAQFRAIEPSPSMLSFVEDNFLGRRRLIELKRAGYNIELSAPLDNIPFSTSSERERIEENIFRNKLTFFASAKVSSSFPPPDLPEIAFAGRSNVGKSSLLNALTRQWGVARTSDKPGLTQTINFFKLGSKVCLVDLPGYGFAYAKEEVKDAWEELVKEYVSTRVGLKRVCLLIDTKWGMKPRDHELIDLMERYQTKYQIVLTKTDVVFPIDVARRATQIEESLKENKSIVQPVMMVSSKSGAGIRSLRTVLSKVARLVKL; encoded by the exons ATGGACCTGAAAACAAGaggaaagaataaaaaaatccaCCATGGTGTTCAACAAGGCAGTGAGAGTGAAGTTGATGGGAAGGGCAAGTTTGCTGTTAATTCAGGTAGGAAAAGGAAGAGAATCTTTGCTGATCAACATGTTGATGGAAAATTGTCATACAATACAAAAAGTAAAGATTTATCTAAGAAAGGAATAAAGCAAATGAAAGATGACACTGTTAAAAGGAAAAATAGCAAAGGACCTGCCCGCTCCATTTGGGTTTCTGGTAGGATGAATAATGCTACTTCCAAAAAAAAGCATCCTTCTTTTGATGGTATTGGTGCAACAGAAAGTGCAAAAGAGCCCAGTTGTAAACGAAGTAACAGGTCAAAGGAAGAAGGTAAATTGGATGCTGGTAAGTATGATTTATCCAAGAAACAATCCAAAAGCAAATCTGACTCAAGTAAGCGCTTGGTTCAAAGTCAAACCAATCATCCTAAGGTACCtcattcaaaaccttcaaagaaAACATTTCAGAACAAACAAAGCGTTGCCGATGATAACGCAGAGGTAGATGGCCAGCCAAAGAAGAAAAAACGTGTAATTCGGTTAGATCCACATGATATCTCAAATAAACGGCTAGATGATGGAACAGTCTCTGGTG AGAGAGTAGAGGAGAAGAAAAAAGAGTTCGAGAAAGATGCTGAAATGTCAAAGAATGCACAATTTCGTGCAATAGAACCTAGCCCTTCCATGCTCTCCTTTGTGGAAGATAAT TTTCTAGGCCGTAGAAGATTGATTGAGCTAAAAAGGGCAGGCTACAACATTGAGTTATCTGCACCATTAGATAATATCCCCTTCTCTACAAGCTCTGAGAGAGAACGGATTGAAGAAAAT ATTTTTAGGAACAAATTGACATTTTTTGCTTCTGCAAAAGTTTCGTCTTCATTCCCACCTCCTGATCTTCCAGAGATTGCATTTGCAG GAAGGTCAAATGTTGGGAAGTCATCTCTACTCAATGCACTCACTAGACAGTGGGGTGTTGCACGGACATCAGACAAGCCTGGCCTTACTCAG ACTATTAATTTCTTCAAGCTGGGATCAAAGGTCTGTTTGGTCGATTTGCCTGGATATGGATTTGCATATGCAAAAGAAGAAGTTAAAGATGCCTGGGAGGAGCTT GTGAAGGAGTATGTTTCTACTAGAGTTGGTCTAAAACGAGTATGTCTTCTTATTGACACAAAATGGGGTATGAAACCAAGAGACCATGAACTCATTGATTTGATGGAAAG aTATCAGACAAAATACCAGATTGTATTGACCAAGACAGATGTGGTATTTCCAATTGATGTGGCACGCCGTGCAACACAAATTGAAGAG AGCCTCAAGGAAAACAAGTCTATAGTTCAACCTGTG ATGATGGTAAGCTCAAAGTCTGGAGCTGGTATTCGAAGTTTAAGAACAGTTCTTTCCAAGGTTGCTCGGCTTGTCAAGCTCTAA
- the LOC110606772 gene encoding uncharacterized protein LOC110606772 isoform X2 — protein sequence MDLKTRGKNKKIHHGVQQGSESEVDGKGKFAVNSGRKRKRIFADQHVDGKLSYNTKSKDLSKKGIKQMKDDTVKRKNSKGPARSIWVSGRMNNATSKKKHPSFDGIGATESAKEPSCKRSNRSKEEGKLDAGKYDLSKKQSKSKSDSSKRLVQSQTNHPKVPHSKPSKKTFQNKQSVADDNAEVDGQPKKKKRVIRLDPHDISNKRLDDGTVSGERVEEKKKEFEKDAEMSKNAQFRAIEPSPSMLSFVEDNFLGRRRLIELKRAGYNIELSAPLDNIPFSTSSERERIEENIFRNKLTFFASAKVSSSFPPPDLPEIAFAGRSNVGKSSLLNALTRQWGVARTSDKPGLTQTINFFKLGSKVCLVDLPGYGFAYAKEEVKDAWEELVKEYVSTRVGLKRVCLLIDTKWGMKPRDHELIDLMES from the exons ATGGACCTGAAAACAAGaggaaagaataaaaaaatccaCCATGGTGTTCAACAAGGCAGTGAGAGTGAAGTTGATGGGAAGGGCAAGTTTGCTGTTAATTCAGGTAGGAAAAGGAAGAGAATCTTTGCTGATCAACATGTTGATGGAAAATTGTCATACAATACAAAAAGTAAAGATTTATCTAAGAAAGGAATAAAGCAAATGAAAGATGACACTGTTAAAAGGAAAAATAGCAAAGGACCTGCCCGCTCCATTTGGGTTTCTGGTAGGATGAATAATGCTACTTCCAAAAAAAAGCATCCTTCTTTTGATGGTATTGGTGCAACAGAAAGTGCAAAAGAGCCCAGTTGTAAACGAAGTAACAGGTCAAAGGAAGAAGGTAAATTGGATGCTGGTAAGTATGATTTATCCAAGAAACAATCCAAAAGCAAATCTGACTCAAGTAAGCGCTTGGTTCAAAGTCAAACCAATCATCCTAAGGTACCtcattcaaaaccttcaaagaaAACATTTCAGAACAAACAAAGCGTTGCCGATGATAACGCAGAGGTAGATGGCCAGCCAAAGAAGAAAAAACGTGTAATTCGGTTAGATCCACATGATATCTCAAATAAACGGCTAGATGATGGAACAGTCTCTGGTG AGAGAGTAGAGGAGAAGAAAAAAGAGTTCGAGAAAGATGCTGAAATGTCAAAGAATGCACAATTTCGTGCAATAGAACCTAGCCCTTCCATGCTCTCCTTTGTGGAAGATAAT TTTCTAGGCCGTAGAAGATTGATTGAGCTAAAAAGGGCAGGCTACAACATTGAGTTATCTGCACCATTAGATAATATCCCCTTCTCTACAAGCTCTGAGAGAGAACGGATTGAAGAAAAT ATTTTTAGGAACAAATTGACATTTTTTGCTTCTGCAAAAGTTTCGTCTTCATTCCCACCTCCTGATCTTCCAGAGATTGCATTTGCAG GAAGGTCAAATGTTGGGAAGTCATCTCTACTCAATGCACTCACTAGACAGTGGGGTGTTGCACGGACATCAGACAAGCCTGGCCTTACTCAG ACTATTAATTTCTTCAAGCTGGGATCAAAGGTCTGTTTGGTCGATTTGCCTGGATATGGATTTGCATATGCAAAAGAAGAAGTTAAAGATGCCTGGGAGGAGCTT GTGAAGGAGTATGTTTCTACTAGAGTTGGTCTAAAACGAGTATGTCTTCTTATTGACACAAAATGGGGTATGAAACCAAGAGACCATGAACTCATTGATTTGATGGAAAG TTAA
- the LOC110606772 gene encoding uncharacterized protein LOC110606772 isoform X3 has product MDLKTRGKNKKIHHGVQQGSESEVDGKGKFAVNSGRKRKRIFADQHVDGKLSYNTKSKDLSKKGIKQMKDDTVKRKNSKGPARSIWVSGRMNNATSKKKHPSFDGIGATESAKEPSCKRSNRSKEEGKLDAGKYDLSKKQSKSKSDSSKRLVQSQTNHPKVPHSKPSKKTFQNKQSVADDNAEVDGQPKKKKRVIRLDPHDISNKRLDDGTVSGERVEEKKKEFEKDAEMSKNAQFRAIEPSPSMLSFVEDNFLGRRRLIELKRAGYNIELSAPLDNIPFSTSSERERIEENIFRNKLTFFASAKVSSSFPPPDLPEIAFAGRSNVGKSSLLNALTRQWGVARTSDKPGLTQTINFFKLGSKVCLVDLPGYGFAYAKEEVKDAWEELVSVHTEIQFCFGEGVCFY; this is encoded by the exons ATGGACCTGAAAACAAGaggaaagaataaaaaaatccaCCATGGTGTTCAACAAGGCAGTGAGAGTGAAGTTGATGGGAAGGGCAAGTTTGCTGTTAATTCAGGTAGGAAAAGGAAGAGAATCTTTGCTGATCAACATGTTGATGGAAAATTGTCATACAATACAAAAAGTAAAGATTTATCTAAGAAAGGAATAAAGCAAATGAAAGATGACACTGTTAAAAGGAAAAATAGCAAAGGACCTGCCCGCTCCATTTGGGTTTCTGGTAGGATGAATAATGCTACTTCCAAAAAAAAGCATCCTTCTTTTGATGGTATTGGTGCAACAGAAAGTGCAAAAGAGCCCAGTTGTAAACGAAGTAACAGGTCAAAGGAAGAAGGTAAATTGGATGCTGGTAAGTATGATTTATCCAAGAAACAATCCAAAAGCAAATCTGACTCAAGTAAGCGCTTGGTTCAAAGTCAAACCAATCATCCTAAGGTACCtcattcaaaaccttcaaagaaAACATTTCAGAACAAACAAAGCGTTGCCGATGATAACGCAGAGGTAGATGGCCAGCCAAAGAAGAAAAAACGTGTAATTCGGTTAGATCCACATGATATCTCAAATAAACGGCTAGATGATGGAACAGTCTCTGGTG AGAGAGTAGAGGAGAAGAAAAAAGAGTTCGAGAAAGATGCTGAAATGTCAAAGAATGCACAATTTCGTGCAATAGAACCTAGCCCTTCCATGCTCTCCTTTGTGGAAGATAAT TTTCTAGGCCGTAGAAGATTGATTGAGCTAAAAAGGGCAGGCTACAACATTGAGTTATCTGCACCATTAGATAATATCCCCTTCTCTACAAGCTCTGAGAGAGAACGGATTGAAGAAAAT ATTTTTAGGAACAAATTGACATTTTTTGCTTCTGCAAAAGTTTCGTCTTCATTCCCACCTCCTGATCTTCCAGAGATTGCATTTGCAG GAAGGTCAAATGTTGGGAAGTCATCTCTACTCAATGCACTCACTAGACAGTGGGGTGTTGCACGGACATCAGACAAGCCTGGCCTTACTCAG ACTATTAATTTCTTCAAGCTGGGATCAAAGGTCTGTTTGGTCGATTTGCCTGGATATGGATTTGCATATGCAAAAGAAGAAGTTAAAGATGCCTGGGAGGAGCTTGTAAGTGTGCACACAGAAATTCAATTTTGTTTTG GTGAAGGAGTATGTTTCTACTAG